A window of Mixophyes fleayi isolate aMixFle1 chromosome 10, aMixFle1.hap1, whole genome shotgun sequence contains these coding sequences:
- the LOC142104082 gene encoding ribosomal protein S6 kinase alpha-4-like: MGDPDRTELEPNKPIHVNLTGHEEKVGMEDFELLKILGTGAYGKVFLVRKVTGSDVRRLYAMKVLRKAALVLKEKTAEHTRTERTVLEHVRQSPFLVTLHYAFQTDSKLHLILDYVSGGELFTHLYQRDNFSEDAVQFYSGEVILALEHLHKLGIVYRDIKLENILLDSDGHVVLTDFGLSKEFMSEECERTYSFCGTTEYMAPEIIRGQGGHGKSVDWWSLGILIYELLTGASPFTLEGEKNTQSEVSRRILKMEPSYSSSLSLEARDLLQKLLRKDPKKRLGAAGASQIKEHRFYRGLDWESMSLRKVTPPFRPSIRSETDVSNFSDEFTSLDPVYSPAATPPSGARIFQGYSFVAPSVLFGVNAIMTDMPAPSADKPGSPTLVLSAAMKDSPFFQQYEMDLQEPALGSGSFSVCRKCRHRQSKKEYSVKILSKRMEANTQREVAALKLCQGHPNIVTLHEVLHDQYHSYLVMELLDGGELLERIKKQSCFSEVEASSLMRSLVSAVCHMHEAGVVHRDLKPENVLLSSPGEAAVLKVIDFGFAKLRPPGTRPLHTPCFTLHYAAPELLSHQGYDESCDLWSLGVIMYTMLCGQVPFQGARGGSPQSRAADIIHKIKEGDFVMQGESWDHVSDEAKDLVQGLLTVDPSCRLSLGELKESDWLRGGRPLSSTPLMTPDVLESSGIATKTCVHATFMAFNRGKRDGVFLKSVENAPLAKRRKLKQCSTGGDTRSGSSSSSSSSSSSTAANTSRSPKSRPPPLPQTHRLANS; this comes from the exons TGAATCTGACAGGACATGAAGAAAAAGTTGGAATGGAAGACTTTGAACTTCTAAAAATTTTGGGAACTGGAG CATATGGGAAAGTTTTCCTGGTCCGTAAAGTAACCGGGTCAGATGTGAGACGTCTTTATGCTATGAAGGTTCTGCGCAAAGCAGCCCTGGTTCTAAAAGAGAAAACTGCAGAGCACACACGGACTGAACGCACAGTGCTAGAGCATGTGAGACAGAGTCCCTTCCTTGTGACCCTTCACTATGCCTTCCAGACAGACTCTAAACTCCATCTTATACTAG ACTATGTTAGTGGCGGGGAGCTTTTCACTCACCTCTATCAGCGGGATAACTTTTCTGAAGACGCCGTGCAGTTTTATTCCGGAGAGGTTATTCTGGCTCTTGAGCATCTGCACAAG TTGGGCATTGTATACCGTGACATTAAGCTGGAGAACATCTTATTGGACAGTGATGGTCATGTGGTGCTGACTGACTTTGGCCTGAGCAAGGAGTttatgtctgaagag TGTGAGCGCACATATTCTTTCTGTGGCACAACTGAATATATGGCACCAGAAATAATACGAGGGCAAGGAGGTCATGGCAAA TCTGTAGATTGGTGGAGTTTGGGAATCCTCATTTATGAACTGCTGACAGGAGCTTCCCCATTCACGCTGGAGGGAGAAAAGAACACACAGAGCGAGGTGTCCAG GCGGATCCTGAAGATGGAACCTTCATATTCCTCCTCTTTAAGTTTGGAGGCTCGAGATCTTCTTCAAAAACTGCTCCGCAAGGACCCCAAAAAACGACTTGGAGCAGCAGGTGCTTCCCAAATAAAGGAACATCGTTTTTATAGG GGCCTGGACTGGGAATCTATGTCTCTCCGCAAAGTCACTCCTCCATTCCGCCCCTCCATCCGCAGTGAGACGGATGTCAGTAATTTTTCCGATGAATTTACCAGTCTTGACCCTGTGTACTCTCCAGCTGCAACTCCACCTTCTGGTGCACGAATATTCCAG GGTtattcctttgtggctccatctGTACTCTTTGGTGTCAATGCTATAATGACAGATATGCCTGCTCCGTCTGCTGACAAACCTGGAAGTCCTACACTGGTTCTGAGCGCTGCTATGAAG GATTCACCATTCTTCCAGCAGTATGAGATGGATCTGCAGGAGCCAGCTCTGGGATCTGGGAGTTTCTCTGTGTGCAGAAAGTGTCGGCATCGGCAGAGCAAGAAGGAATACTCTGTGAAGATACTGAGTAAGAG GATGGAGGCAAACACTCAGCGTGAAGTGGCTGCTTTGAAGTTATGTCAGGGACACCCGAACATTGTGACTCTTCATGAAGTCCTACACGACCAG TATCATTCCTATCTTGTGATGGAGCTCCTGGACGGTGGGGAGCTGCTGGAACGCATAAAGAAACAGTCATGTTTCAGTGAGGTAGAGGCAAGCAGTCTCATGCGCAGTCTTGTGAGCGCCGTCTGTCACATGCATGAAGCTGGAGTAGTGCACCGAGACCTTAAACCTGAG AATGTTCTCCTTTCATCTCCCGGTGAAGCTGCTGTTCTGAAGGTTATAGACTTTGGATTTGCCAAGCTCCGCCCTCCAGGGACACGCCCACTTCATACCCCTTGCTTCACACTGCACTACGCTGCTCCAGAACTGCTCTCTCACCAGGGCTATGATGAGTCATGTGATTTATGGAGCCTTGGGGTAATTATG TACACAATGCTGTGTGGCCAGGTTCCCTTCCAAGGGGCAAGAGGTGGGTCTCCTCAGAGCCGTGCCGCAGACATTATTCACAAGATCAAAGAGGGAGACTTTGTTATGCAGGGTGAAAGCTGGGATCATGTGAGCGATGAAGCAAAGGATCTGGTGCAAG gcTTGCTGACAGTAGATCCTTCTTGTCGACTGAGTCTTGGCGAACTAAAGGAGAGTGACTGGCTGCGCGGGGGACGTCCTCTCTCATCCACTCCCCTCATGACACCCGATGTCCTGGAATCCAGTGGCATTGCCACAAAGACCTGCGTGCATGCCACTTTTATG GCATTTAACCGTGGAAAGCGTGACGGAGTCTTTCTGAAGAGCGTGGAAAACGCTCCACTGGCCAAAAGGCGCAAACTGAAACAATGTAGCACTGGAGGGGATACTCGCAGCGGGTCCtcatcttcttcctcttcctcttcttcatcaacGGCTGCAAATACATCCCGCTCCCCCAAATCCAGGCCGCCGCCGCTGCCGCAAACCCACAGACTGGCAAATTCTTAA